In Montipora capricornis isolate CH-2021 chromosome 4, ASM3666992v2, whole genome shotgun sequence, the DNA window ttcaaactaacaaaaaagcaaattgaTTGTGGAGTACGACGACTTAAAAGACGTCTTCGTTCtcaagatacagagggaattgtggtACTCGAAAAACTAAGGCACGGAAGGTTGGGGGACTTTCGGAATCTATGTGGCCCGGGTTAAACTCCCAGACTTGGTGCCCCAtgtgtgttgagtttgttggtgctctactctgctccgaaaggtttttctccgtgtACTCCAACCTCGATCCCAGGGTCTGCATTGTCGTTGATTGTCTCTCTCCtcatcgacaaagagaccctgggaacgaggttgcgggtactccagttttcccctgacctcaaaaaccaacctgcGGTTTGATTTGATTCTGTATGCGCGGTGTCCCTTGTTAGTGCCCCCAGCGGTAAATATACTTGACGCTAAAAGTGTGATTGAAATAAGCTGCGCTCTTCCACGAACAAAAAGTTTTAAGGTTTATTATGCACAAATCAGGGCAACGTTGGTTAATTCCCACCGCAGTTAGGCCAAATTCACGGTGTTCAAAACATTCTTGTTACAACCATACTTGGAGCAAACAATTTCCTAAGAGTTAAGATTTTCGTTATCACTGATTtcagggggaaggggggggggggcacaaaTGGCAACAGCTTCAGAACACTGTTTTCaagaagaaagtaaagaaaCAAGTGTCATGTTTTAGTATACAAAACATTATCTTCTTAACTTACGTACCGTTAATACTATTTGCCTTAAAGGTAatatacttagttcttattaaccgagcgggaggtctgtatgggagaatcttgaccgaggtcgccagtacagaccgaacgcagtgaggtctgtaccagcgaccgaggtcaagattctcccatacagaccgacctagctcggttaataagatgtttattatatggccaacaagaacaatttaattcgtttaatgtaactggtttgtactaagtGACATTTTTCTTGCGAacagcgatgagtggcgatgagctgaacttaattcaattctgtcaaagtttgcttttcatcctctcttttgtcatcatgctgtttggcacttccataaataaatattggtagaagaaaatactcaatatttttgcattttagtttgcatcttttcaccgcaaaacattaccggtctagatgccagtctagatgggaaaatctagaccgcggtcaatatcgattttagccaatcaaattcgtgaattttgtagttcccagtcctcgtgagacggaACCATATAATAATACACAATAATATATTCCTCTATCATCGATCATATTTACATATGAGGCTTTACGGCTATAATTAAATAAACAGACCTAGAGTACGCCATTCTTAGTTCCATTTCTACTCTATACGTACTGGTATGTTGTAATCTGGATCGACCGACGCTGAGAAAAAAACACTTGAATAAAAGACCGGGAGGAGACATTTTTTGAAAGACTGCATGCTGTTTCAACCGAGCTCGAGTGCCGTTAACAAAAACCACTCACAAGATGCGCGCAAACAACAAAGTCACAAAGTCAGTTAAACAGACCGCGCAAAGCAGACACAGCACGGGAAAACTTGTGCTTTTCTCATTGGCGGAGAACAACTGAGGGGTTTCGCTAATCAATTAAAAACCGCCCTATCAAGGTTGATCAAGGTTAGGATTTTATAGTAAAACGCGCATGCGCATTTGTGCAAACGATTTAGAGGCAAACAGTCTTGGCGGGAATCTCTAGTGTTTCCAAGACAAAGACAAGCATTCCGTCTTGTCATGTGTTGACTTGGCGCCTTGATGGGTTGGGCATGCTCTAACTACGAAAATCAGCTAAAGCTGTAGCCCCGAGTTTTTTTCCTCCAGGCTTAAACGAGCGGGCCTCAAGCACATGATGAAAGTTCGTTCTGCCAAATTTGGTTAGGTATTGAAGAGGCAAGTTAGGATTGGCCATCGATTTATCTTTTGTCCTTGAACCCTCTTTCCTATTAACTTTGGACCGTGCTTTACTTGCAACTTTGGGCGGAGGGCCCGTTTGTTGTCCAAAGATTTGAATGAAGGTGGTTTTGTTTGGGATGCATGTCCCCGTTTGACAGGGTTTCTGGAGGCTTTCTGAAGTATTCGGAGCATTCGAGCTGTATACTTCGCATTTACTGACGTTACCTTGAAACAGTTGCCTTTTTGGTGATGATTTGTGGGATTGCACGTTGCTACCCAAACGAAGACTTCCTCGAGAAATTAATTTTCGGGCGACGTTGTCATCACTGTCACTGGTTGAGAATAACtcagtttgttttgcatctttcttttccacttttttCGCGTCAAACCTTCTCTCtatatttcttttatctttaaCGGGACGTTCTGTCCACTGAAATTTCGGTAGTCGAATCCTTTCTCTTTGATTCCTTCTTATCAATTCCGCACCCTTTGATCGATTTCCTGCCGAGTTTACAACAGGTTTCTGTTGTATTTGGTGTGACAAGTTAGGTTTTCCTGGCACGGTTGGAAGTACAGACGCCTTTGTCAGAGCAGGCGCTGTTCGAACGAGATTATTTCGACTTTTTTCATCACTGATTCTCATTTCTTTCTCTTTATCCTTGGAAATAATTGTCTCCCTCTGTTCGAGTTTCCGTGAAACATGCTTGCCGTTAAAAGCGGTTGTAATTATCGGTAGACCTTGATTGTCCAGTTTGGTGCCATTGCTCAAATCTGTCTTGTGATCGCCATTTGCTGCTCTTTTTCCAGTGAGGCAAATCTTCTGTAGATCACTTCAAGAAACATGAGTGAAAAACGGTTAGAATAAACTCGACCATGTCCTAGAATAGTAGAGACCTTTCGATGGAATCAACAGAGATTTGACTGTTAAGAGTCCATAAACGACAGCGAGTCGCAAGAAACTAATACTTAGAATTCAAGACAACACAAGGCACTGCATAGACGCAACACTGGAAAGAATATTAAATTCTCTACAAACGAACCGTAAACATAAGCTAAGGTTATTTGCGATAGACCAAGTGACGAGTAGAGACAAACATTGTAATACAATTCAAACAGAAAAGTTAACGAGAGAACGCCTTGGGGAAACACTTAAGGAAAAACTTGACCTTTTTCTTGAATTAATGATACTTGGACACTCAACAAAATCTTCACTCAAGATCGTTTAACTCAACGatgaaatggaaagaaaataagTGCCAAGAAAATCTACGGCAGCAGATATAACTAATATGGCAAGCTACGTAACCATATTAAAATGCGACAGTTCTGACTCCTACATCTGCACAAGAACAAGTTACATGAAGAAATAATGAAAAGTATTGTACCTTCTCAAGGCGGCCACTTTGAAGTAATCAGACATGGCCTCGATGAACTTTACTCGATCAAACGTATTGctgaagaaaacaagaaaaaacgaCATTCAGTTAGCAAATGAATTAGTCTGCATGAAACGAGAAGCGACTTGGAAATGAGGGATTTGTGGTCGCCTTTGAACTGTCAGAAAAACGGTGCTTTAAAGGGGCTCGCGGAGTGAAAAAGGTATGAATATTCATACCACAGTCACTTTCCTCCGCTGAGCATCTTTCTCGGCTTTAAATACAACGACGAAAAAATCGTTAGTTTTTAGTTACATACCATTATACCGACCGACTATGACCAGAGAGAAAAATGGGAAGGATTGATATCTCCCATTGCGCCAAAGCAATGTTCAGTGTTCTTTAAGCAGTATGTAAACTCTTTATGGTTTACATTCTCGCCTTGAGGGCCCTTATAACAGAAGCTGCAAATACGAGAACCCGATAGGTTCAAACATCATTGTGTATTCGCTGTTGGTATCACCCTAAACCGTAACGctgctttctgattggctaagcgACAGACCAGCATGTACCTCATACACCGTATACTATTTGGCGAtcgcttttttaatttttcttttaaaaaattaaataaattcctACCGAGATATGTGGTTGCTGTCGGAAAGATCAGTTAGGAATATAATGATTACATGATCAACTCATCACCGGTGAAAATATCCGTCTTAGAAAAATTTCTTGATTAAGATAAGCAAATCGTTAAAAAGCGATTAAGGAATGATAACTTAAAGATAGTTCGCAATTAACCAGTGGCAAGCAACTTCATAATATCAGAAGGATTTTTCCATGCAATCGATTATATATAAACATCCACGCTAGAGCCATTGGTCGAATGATTTGATACACCTTCTTAACAGCCGTTGTAGCTACAAGTCCTCTTGCAACAAAATAGAATGGTCAATCATTAGTTTTCTAACAAAAAAAGCTCCTGTAAACCTGGGAAGCATTTACGTGCTTGCTATAGAAAAAACAGCCAATATTTTGCCTCGCGTTAGCATGTCCGTCCTCAATTTTGTACAAACCAAATTGGCTCGAATCTTTGAATAAGCTCGCCAAGAAAAGACATTTTTGTTTCACGGTGAAATTCCCGTGATGGACAGTGCTTTTTTCTGGTTGAATAACAGCAAGTAAGATCGTCCAGAAAAGTTTAGGATATAGAAattggaaatggaaacaacatAAATTTGAGCGGGTGCAACTTGTATTGCGTTTTCTCTTTATCAATCGACCACCCTTGGGCACATGTCTAACCACAGAATCGAATAAAAACACCGATAGGTTTAATAGGTTTTTCTTAAAAGaggaatttatatttttttaataacaatatAAAACACCCATTGAGAATAATAAACGAGAAAAGTAAATATGATCAAGATAAGATGATATATCTCTTGTCGGCTTTGTAAATATTCTTTGGGCTATCGGATTTTTTTAGTAGCCACTGACATTGCATCAGGCTTGGACACAATTCCAAGGGTATTGATGTGTTGAGAAAACCCTCCTCAGTCCTTCGATCAAACTTCAGGTCCACTTCAATCGAGGCACATGTAACATAAAACCGGCTTGTTCGACAACAACTGCAGCATTAATTAAAAGCGTTTCATCTTAATTTCAATGTGGTATATAACCCGATTTGTGTGTTGACTATTTCGTGGGAATTTTCTTCGAACAATTTGCTGTTTATGGTTGCCTTTGAACAAACTATGAAAGTTCGTCAACCAATTAAAATGCTCTGTCGATAAACTCACCTTGAGGTACCAATCTTGGGCAATAAATAAGGGTCTGGTACATCAACTCCCAACACCGGTGTCCATTCGGCCTCTTTCTCCAAACAAGCACTACTATGATTTTCTCGATACTGTTCAATGTAGCGACCCATTGTCTCATAATGTCGAAAAACAAATCCACATTCGTTTATCGCCAACTTCCCTTCCTTCTTCGCGTTGCCAAACGACGGCGGCGTTTTCGCTGGCTTTGCTCTCGAGATTggttttttatttgaaggtgTCCAACCACAAAGCAAATCTTTTCCCCAGGCTTTGCTACAAACACACAAACAGTTCTCACTACAAGCGTACAGCAAGCGAGTTTCAGTCGAGTCGTCATCATCTTGGTCTTCGCCGACAAGCTCCATTATTTTTATACAAACACAAACCAACACATTTTATGCTAATGTGCCTTATTGGCCCTCTCAGCTGGACATTAAGCTATTTATTTTCCTCTTGACTGACTTCGCGAAGGTCTTGTGTGATTGGCAGAACAAAGAATGGTGACACAATATCTTGGAAATCATTTGTCTGAATTTAAAAAGACAAGTAAACAGCATCCGTTGTGGTGAATTGTTTCCAAAAGATCGACAATTTTTGCAGGTGCTCgctattttcaaaaaagattaaGACTGAACCATTTAACGAAGCCAATAATTATCCATTCTTCAAAATATCTTCATCAAATTTACAGAAAGGCCAAAGATAAAGGCCTGAATGGCTTAGGGTCAAAGAATACCAAGGAAATAAGTATAGAGGAAATGGAATACAGCTATTTTGCCAAAAGGTCTTAATAGAAGTAAGCTACTAATAAGTTTTAGAAAATGACGATACTTCTAAATTTTGCAACATGTTTCTACAGAGCCAACTGTCTCGAAACTGTCATAGTCAGATACATTGTGAGCTAGGGTGAATTTGAACATTAAGTAATATACAAGTTTTTAAACGGTATTAGTACATAAGCTACTAGATAAGTGGACAACAAATTCACTCTCACAATATAACTGCCGATGACAGTTGCTTCTGTTAGATCATGTCGTCTTTTTCTTAAAACTTAAAATGCACTGTTAAAAGCAGATATAATGACAGCACCAACTTCATTGACCCTCGAAAAGAAGATAATCATAATGCAAAAAGTTGAGAAGTGTTTAACAATTAGACAAGCACCAACAGTATATAACTTCAAAGAAGGAAATTAGTACCTTGTGCGAACTATTGCTTTAGCTTtcaagcagaaaaaaaattgaaacaaagtaaaacaactTTGCAGTAAACACtttactaaaaataaaataaggaaCTATTATTTTCACATTCTGGCCCATGTTGTTTCAGAATGCAACCATTGATGCTGACGGTGTAGAGCACCCGTGAgaaagttgcttggcaacgatTGAGAGGACAACTGAAAACTCACAGTCCCAGGCAGGATTCAAACCTTCGACCTCCGTGACCGGtgggatgctctacccattgtgATACAAGAACTCCTTGGGGGCTAGACCGTTCAACTTATCTTGGTTCTAAGGCCCCCGTCAACACCTTTCCAGATGTTTTCGAAAACTGAGATTAATTTCTACGTACATGAAAAAATCCGCGTCCACACGTATCGTTTTCGAATCGTATTTTCCCGTCCACACGAATACACGCGAAACGCTAACCTCCGCCTGTAGAGCATGCGCGCAAGCTCCTTTCATGGTATCACGTCACGAACCTCTGATGTAATCGTATTCGAAAAGCTCCGTTTTCACCCGGCAAAACGAATACGAGAAACCGGATACGTGTGATCAGGCTTGGTCTAAATGGACAAAGTGTCCAGCTGGTCTGCAGGCTGAACAATGTCATAAACCTCAACTTGACGGTTTCAGGATGCAAGTGAATTGTCTCGCAGGTTCACGTGATTGGCCTCGTTCCCGACAGAGATCGCTGATTCTGTGTTTCCTTAGTGAATTGCACTTAAATGAGAATAAGAAACTGCAAGATCTTCTGTACAATTTCATTTAATAGGTATCATTGCTGTTTCCAAAATACTCCAGATTTATATAACCAATTGTATGATACCAAGTTGTATTTTCCAGGTATTTGAATTCGTGAAATGGCTAGAAGAGAAAAAACAACAGGAAGTACTGTCGCGTAGGGAACCAACTAAAACGAAACTTGATTCTTTGAGGGAGTATGGTATGCGAAGCAGCAAACTTAAACAAAGAAAGGCAAAACCACCTTTAAAGTAAAATTTTCTTTAATGATTTCAGTGCGTCACTATCTTACACAGGGTATAAAAAAAGTTTTAGTCCTAACTAATACATTATGCTATCTCAATGATTTCCACAAAAATATTGCGGCACCTGACAGAACCAAAGCGGTTCCACAACACctaaaagaaaaggagaaattaATTAAGGACTGCAAACTTTAGTTTAAATGTAATCTTGACAAACCCGgtaaaaaaacatggaaaactGAAAAAGCTCAATCTGGCTTTCGAAGGAATCAGGCTCGTGAAGAAATGGCTGAAGTGCACTGTTTTTGGTAAATATTGGCATTTCAGGTGGCCTGCTTTTAGACCCCCGGTAGCTTCTGGAGGTTTCCACGACACTAACTTAAAGGTGAAAAGGTTTATAAACAGTGCGAGAGGGTAAATGAGATGTTCATGCTTTATGCCGTTTTGAAATCACTGAACGATATTCGTCTCACGTTTGGATTCAGGACTTGTCAAAATTGTTGTCGTTTTACCAATGCTCCAATGCGTCTTATGAAAAGGACTTAGGTCAGTGGATTTCACGAGCAACATACGTAGTCAGAAACTTGTTACTGATAAGTGTCTTTGCTCTAATGAAAGGCACTACTACTCGCTTACTGTTGCTCGTGTTTATGCTAGCGTCGCTGGCGAAAATCAGCTTTTACTTttcaaatgtaaataaaaacctttcattcTGACGACGACGACGAGCCGTTTGCAACGTGTGCCCAATTTGTAGAAGAAATTGTATGAACGCGGGTGCATTCCTTGACTTATGAGCACAAGTGAtgctttgaaagttctcaaaattgcatgaTCCGTAGTTCGACTTTCAAAACATTACGAGTGAATATTAGGCCcgattcacacggtaccggacgaatttcCTATcggttgaaaaatttgaccggcCATTTTGTTCGCAAGGAACCGTGCATTATTCTCGCTCTGTTCAGAAGGAATTGACGAACCGGATTGAAGTTTAACCTTTGCCTTTTTTACCATCTACTCATGCGCGGAGCGCTACTTTACGAAATCCAAAATGGagtcaagaaagagaaaggcTAACGATAGTAGCTGAGTTACCACGCATCCATGCAACCACGCCTTCGCCGTGCAAAAATTTAGACGGTCAAGATGGTCAAATCCGTCCCCGATTTGggcgttcaaatttttgaacggcAAGGCGTCTCAATAgtcctttttgcagatacggcggccattttgatttctattgtttcaaatagctattatgggatgcccagggggcaaatacatattaatttgccccctgagcatcccgtAATGTCTTTCGatacaatagaaatcaaaataatgaaggggtagtttctaaagaaactgtggtgctgcgtcggtggggaagtagtatacaaaaatttggtttatcaacggagttgataatgtaaattgaccaccgtacagagattctaaaagctgacgtttcgagcgttagcccttcgtccgagccaatcgagggattatgggttacgtgtagtttttatagtagagtaggagctacgctattggtggtaacatggcaacgtgaaaagtaggaatatattagttaaatgaaaagcgttcgttaataccgtgaggattaagggtgccgatttgaaagatgaatttttgttccagattcttgcggctttccgtcgtacctagatgtagggaaaggccgcagatagccatgtgttttttggagtggttaggcagattaaaatggcgagcgactggcttagatgcatccttgtcattcttctcaacatcgcgaaggtgttcgcggaatcggtcacctagtcgtctacctgtctcaccaatgtataatttattgcataacgtacaggttatgtggctgtctgcggcctttccctacatctaggtactattaatgcattcgtcattgaccaatcagaatcacAATAttctttttacaatgactgcaaaattgatgtcagtttttcatgcgtctgtcctgttattgacaatgaatttcgtcataacattgtcaaagtagtctgcggatccactcacAATATTCTTTTTACGATGacttcaaaattctcgcgcgctcattggttaactttattgtcaataagcggacagacacataaatttataatttacgcGAGGATGACGTGATATTGcttgcgtcagattgaagtttctcgcatttttgtctcgcgttcttctcgtgttttgacttaaggtggctccctacgGTTTTTTGACTCTATGCctttttgtaaaaaacaaattgatgtcactttttcatgcgtctgtcctgttattgacagcgaatttcgtcataacattgtcaaagtagtctgcggatccactcgggtATCGCCTcgtgacatcaatttgttaagtggagcatttaaagtgctactacgatgaaaaaatcagctctcgtttttcttcacatttcgaacGTATTTGCGTTGATTGCTCAATAGGCGGATATTTTTGTAGTAATTTCAATAGGAAGACTTTATTTGAACTCCACTTTTAAatttaacggtccgccattacttggtgCGGTTTCGACTGATACGCTTTCTGtgttctggggcccgtttctcgaaagtttcgaaactttacgggccattttcgggtgtcaaaattACCTTTGTAGCTTAAGattggagaggatttaagtcgtcaaacttcacagacatgtttcttttagttagcttgaaaacatgttaaaagatcggcttttcaaaacaagtggttggcagtttcacaaatggcttttcgggcccgaatttcgggacttttgagaaactggCCCCTGGCTAGaagagaaagtgacgtcatttactcaagCTTGCAAAAAAGTGCAGTGTCTAAATGCGGCTTAATTAGTGTGCAGCACGAGCGTTTTTGGCTTTCAGCTTGTCAAATTCGTGTtctgcatactaattaagccgAATTCACACACTGTATTTTTAAGcgagtgagtaaatgacgtcattttcccctCAATCCACATTACTGTAAACTTATCAGTCGAAGCTGcaccaagtaatggcggactgttAAGTTAAAAAAGTGGAGTTCAAATAAATAGTCTTCTCGctcgaaatgtgaagaaaaacgagagctGATTTTTTTCATCGAAGTAGCACTTTAATGAAACTGCATCATGACGCCACTTGAAAGGGTGGAGGACCAAAATAAACGCACCCATCCAAACAACGTTCATTCGTGAgcatttatttttctgtggGAGTGGTTGTGGAGAAAGCAGGGTTGTCGCAGTGAGGAGAGCAGTCGCTTTTCACCCATGTGACCCAAGTTGGAATCCAGGACTCCAGGTTATATGTGGTTGAGCTCGTTGAATCTCTCCTATGCTACGGGAGGTTCTAGATGCATCGGTTTCCCCTCTTATCAAAAGTAAACAATTGCTTTGTTTAACTTCAATCCGATATCATTTCATTTAAAGTAGATAAAGAATACCATTTGTGGCTATATGACTCTGGCACTTGAACAGGATTCCCATTATTTTATATTGGCGAATTTGCCATTGTAAATATGATCAGGCCgtattaaatgaaaggaaaccaatcaaatcaGTTTACTATTCTGTGTGATACTTAGAGTCATAACAATCCTCGACTTAAATGATGGTTTACTTACCAACACGCTACTTTAAGTTCGGAAGAATCTAAAAACGAGTTGTAAGGCCGAACATTCAGCAACTTGTGGCGTCTGAATGATTGCAAAACATCTTTGGCTCTGACGAAAAACGACATGGAAAAAGTTCATTTAGTTACATTGACACTTTTATGCAATGACATCTACATGTATTGAGCGTGCTGTTCGGCCGGgagaaatctttaaaatatcGCTTCCTTGTTTTctccagattttgaaagtgtgattccTTAAttcttgactggcaaaattgtgagctttgatttttacccaaaggttgtttactttgagtgtaagttttggatttcacgatccgccattattcacgttccaaactgatcgattggacctcagagagttGAGTCTAGGGAAACGTTATGTTCTTTACtcacttaaaatttcagcgcgtAAACGAAGCTATTATATAtgaaaaacacgagtttaaaagtctgaaagcccgaaactccggatcccgtgctacatattaattcagccgcgtacacacgcattgcattcttaaaccattGAGTCTTTCACGTCATTTTcgcctcgatccagctctctcaaggtttttaagttagtaatggcagaccttTAAATTGAAAATTCCACTtcaaataaacaggtgtctttttttaaatcgaggcataaaacttgggtcacttaacTGTTTAGTTaatatagttttgaaattcaaagaaaaataaaaattgatttttggtcatagtagcactttccAAGTTCCAAGAGGAAAATTCTCAACAAATCGTGTTTTATTTACTTTCAAAGAAGTTAAAACGCAACCAACAGTTATTCGGGACTTTTCTGGATCAATTACCCGCTTACTTTCTGTGTTGAGCGACAGCGACAAGCGCATGCTGCGAGTCCAAAATTTTCACGTCCACAGAACCAAAGGCAGCGAATTCTTGAGCTAACTGAAATAGAAATCAAATTTTACAATGGATTTTACTTGAATGTCGACCAATCACAACATTGGCAAAGAAAAcgatgaaccaatcagaagtcgAAGCAATTGCATGTAACGTGCCAAAGGCGCGAGAAAAATACACGCGTGCAAGTTGACACTCGTGATtggttttcatttttctccttaTCGGTTGAAAACGTGAGATTTTTTAGCCAATTTCGAGAATCCAGCGCGAATCTCAAGTGATATCCGCACTATACACAATCATCGAACGCTTTACGCATTGGCTCACCAAGGAAACGTTCACAGGTGACCCCAACATTAGCGTAACACTTACCGTCCTCGCAACAAGAGGTTTGCTTTTAAGCTTGGACGAGACGTAAAGCCATTGCGGACGAATGGAGGGAGGGTCGGGGCCAGAaagattctgaaaaaaaaaaggacttgaCTGGTTTAATCGATGAGAATTCTCCAAAGAGAAAGCAAAACTAAAGTAAAAAGTTGCACGAGGGCAAAAAAGAGCAAAACACCCAGAGTTTACAAGTAAACATTCTTTTTTGTGGCATAAAGACATAAAGACAGAGTCGAGAGGCAGTGTAGTGAGTTGGGGCgcaggatttgtatgggaatgtCCCGAGTTCAATGGCAATGGCTGGCTCTCTTACGCTTTTTTAGAAAACCTGCTAGTTGCCCTCTGCCTTTTTTGGGCTTATTTCAGTATTTTAAGTCCATATTCTCCAACAGTCTGACGCTGGTACCTGATTAACAAGACGCCGCAGGGGTTGCCCGAGAAACAATGCGACGTTAGAGTTGGGCATTGAAGCCTCAACCGCGGTGAACGACCCAGCAAATAGCCCGACTTCTGGTTGTATTTGGTTTCCGTGGTCTCATTTGCACAGGAGTCCTTCAAGCTAATCCAGCCGGGTCGACCACATGCTGTCAGACAGAACACAATACCGTGAAATCCGTGCCCTACTCTTCGTGAACCATGGGTGCATGCGTTTTTTCGCGTCACAAGTTGTTTACAGAAAGGGTAGTGAGCCAGGGCCTGTGGCCTACAGTCCCGACTGAGTCCACGCCCAAAACAGAACATACTCGAGATGATGGTACGGTTAAGGCCAGCATTGCTCTCGAAATAGAGTTTACCCTCAATGCAACTTCAATGGGATAAACAGAGTAACGTACCACGTGCTGGACGGTTGCTCTGCTTAGTTGAACGAGATTCTCGAATTGCTTCAGAACGCGAAGGAATTTTGAAAAGGGGACAGGCCCTTCTATTCTCCTTCTGTAGGTAAAGAACAAAAACAGGACAAGTGAGTGATTTAATTAGAAAGTCTAAAGAATGTGACTGAGTCGATGTCTAGTGAGCAATGAACTTGTTTCACACTGAGCTTGTTATAGGACAAACCCACCCTCAATAGAAGACCCAGGGCCAGT includes these proteins:
- the LOC138047013 gene encoding uncharacterized protein, whose protein sequence is MELVGEDQDDDDSTETRLLYACSENCLCVCSKAWGKDLLCGWTPSNKKPISRAKPAKTPPSFGNAKKEGKLAINECGFVFRHYETMGRYIEQYRENHSSACLEKEAEWTPVLGVDVPDPYLLPKIGTSSNTFDRVKFIEAMSDYFKVAALRSDLQKICLTGKRAANGDHKTDLSNGTKLDNQGLPIITTAFNGKHVSRKLEQRETIISKDKEKEMRISDEKSRNNLVRTAPALTKASVLPTVPGKPNLSHQIQQKPVVNSAGNRSKGAELIRRNQRERIRLPKFQWTERPVKDKRNIERRFDAKKVEKKDAKQTELFSTSDSDDNVARKLISRGSLRLGSNVQSHKSSPKRQLFQGNVSKCEVYSSNAPNTSESLQKPCQTGTCIPNKTTFIQIFGQQTGPPPKVASKARSKVNRKEGSRTKDKSMANPNLPLQYLTKFGRTNFHHVLEARSFKPGGKKLGATALADFRS